In a single window of the Nocardiopsis composta genome:
- a CDS encoding response regulator transcription factor has product MKKGTVPAGSGAQVLVVEDEPAVREAVAEALELEGYRVRCATDGGTGLEAVAARPPDAIVLDVLMPFMDGITMCRRLRERGDRTPVLILTARDAVGDRVAGLDAGADDYLVKPFDLDELLARLRALLRRAYPDDPAAIGYADLTVDAEGGRAWRGDRLIELSRTEFALLEVLARNAGRVVPRSAISDHVWGYDFGPGSNSIEVYVGYLRRKLEAGGEPRLVHTVRGVGYVLEERAAEQGSGGG; this is encoded by the coding sequence GTGAAGAAGGGGACGGTTCCCGCCGGGAGCGGGGCACAGGTGCTGGTGGTCGAGGACGAGCCCGCGGTGCGCGAGGCGGTCGCCGAGGCGCTGGAGCTGGAGGGCTACCGGGTGCGGTGCGCCACCGACGGCGGCACCGGCCTGGAGGCGGTGGCCGCCCGGCCGCCCGACGCGATCGTGCTGGACGTGCTGATGCCGTTCATGGACGGCATCACCATGTGCCGCCGGCTGCGCGAGCGCGGCGACCGCACCCCGGTGCTGATCCTCACCGCCCGCGACGCGGTCGGCGACCGGGTCGCCGGCCTGGACGCCGGGGCCGACGACTACCTGGTCAAACCGTTCGACCTGGACGAGCTGCTGGCCCGGCTGCGGGCGCTGCTGCGCCGCGCCTACCCCGACGACCCGGCCGCCATCGGCTACGCCGACCTGACGGTGGACGCCGAGGGCGGCAGGGCCTGGCGCGGCGACCGGCTGATCGAGCTCAGCCGCACCGAGTTCGCGCTGCTGGAGGTGCTGGCCCGGAACGCCGGGCGGGTGGTGCCCCGGTCCGCCATCAGCGACCACGTGTGGGGCTACGACTTCGGCCCCGGCTCCAACTCCATCGAGGTCTACGTCGGCTACCTGCGCCGCAAGCTGGAGGCGGGCGGCGAACCCCGGCTGGTGCACACCGTCCGCGGCGTC